A genomic window from Bdellovibrio sp. SKB1291214 includes:
- a CDS encoding aminotransferase class V-fold PLP-dependent enzyme has translation MYKHLYRRFIEANPTLLHFACHSHHYWADISREAQLQYWDDSAKHVDDKWNHIFSVKVPQAQRLIAEILNISHPQQLVFAPNTHEIVFRLLSSLDWNQKIRVLTTDSEFYSFDRQINRLSELPQFEVVKIPTLPFDTFHERFEQAMESADWNLIFVSHVFFNSGLVCDVERLVKDAPSECPFVIDGYHSFMAVPLNLKPIQDRVFYVAGSYKYAQGGEGCCFLYVPPATRHRPMYTGWFAELSKLSAIGNEVGYPTDAFQYAGSTMDFSAMYRLIATLEKFKDEGLTITRIHEVVQQSQKWFLEEVEKSGHPLVNRQTLIATDLKNHGHFLTFDLPSTEVTTDLVKKMKTRGLLTDSRGSRLRFGFGLYHDLADIKAAVAKI, from the coding sequence ATGTACAAACATCTCTACCGTCGATTCATTGAAGCGAACCCCACCCTGCTCCACTTTGCTTGCCATAGCCACCATTATTGGGCAGATATTAGCCGCGAAGCTCAACTTCAGTATTGGGACGATTCTGCAAAACACGTTGATGATAAATGGAATCATATCTTTTCGGTAAAAGTACCGCAGGCGCAACGCCTTATTGCCGAGATTTTAAATATATCTCACCCGCAGCAGCTGGTATTTGCTCCCAACACTCATGAAATTGTATTCCGCCTTTTAAGTTCGCTGGACTGGAATCAGAAAATTCGAGTATTGACGACTGACTCGGAATTTTATTCTTTCGATCGTCAGATCAATCGTCTGTCCGAACTTCCTCAATTTGAGGTCGTAAAAATTCCAACTCTCCCCTTTGATACTTTCCATGAACGTTTTGAACAAGCGATGGAATCGGCCGATTGGAATTTGATCTTTGTAAGTCATGTGTTTTTTAATTCAGGATTGGTTTGCGATGTTGAAAGACTAGTAAAAGATGCTCCTTCAGAATGTCCGTTCGTGATTGATGGGTATCACTCCTTTATGGCCGTACCTTTGAATTTGAAGCCTATTCAAGATCGCGTTTTTTACGTAGCCGGATCTTACAAATATGCTCAGGGTGGCGAGGGCTGCTGCTTTTTGTATGTTCCACCCGCGACTCGACACCGTCCTATGTACACCGGTTGGTTTGCGGAGCTTTCCAAACTTTCGGCAATCGGCAATGAAGTTGGATATCCGACAGATGCCTTTCAGTATGCTGGAAGCACCATGGATTTTTCAGCGATGTATCGATTGATCGCGACGTTGGAAAAGTTCAAAGACGAAGGCTTAACGATCACGAGAATTCACGAAGTCGTGCAACAAAGCCAAAAATGGTTTTTGGAAGAGGTCGAAAAGTCAGGACACCCTCTGGTGAACCGCCAAACCCTGATAGCGACCGACCTTAAAAATCATGGGCATTTTCTAACATTTGATCTGCCATCGACAGAAGTTACAACGGATCTGGTTAAAAAAATGAAAACCCGGGGCCTTCTGACAGACTCCCGGGGTTCACGTTTAAGATTCGGTTTTGGCTTGTATCACGATCTTGCCGACATCAAAGCGGCCGTCGCGAAAATCTAA
- a CDS encoding sigma-54 interaction domain-containing protein translates to MNDNNSTILPSSQNANQIMWNTNTTSKVMENKTIVYQSEVMGNLMKMIDRVAPSAANILVLGESGTGKELIARSIHERSNRKNKPFIAINCGALRETLLESELFGHEKGSFTGAYNRKIGLAEAANGGTLFLDEIGELDPAIQAKLLRFIQEGEMFRVGGKEPIKVDIRLICATNRELDQEVVRGNFREDLFYRINTIVVSAPPLRRRKEDIPSLVNHFLNNSQHAYLNRGRSVSEDAMKVLMKYEWPGNIRELQNVCERLQILSDGHMIMLNDLPENIRNPETQKDVIEYDPNMTLHDLEKRYILKALQHFGGNKTQAANNLGITIKTLYNKLHEYGEFEKFAVHTKPVK, encoded by the coding sequence ATGAACGATAACAATTCTACGATCCTGCCCTCTTCTCAGAATGCTAACCAAATCATGTGGAATACAAACACAACTTCCAAAGTGATGGAAAACAAGACCATCGTCTACCAATCCGAAGTTATGGGTAACTTGATGAAGATGATCGACCGCGTAGCTCCTTCTGCGGCAAACATCTTGGTACTTGGTGAGTCAGGTACTGGTAAAGAGTTGATCGCTCGTTCAATCCACGAACGTTCAAACCGTAAAAACAAACCATTCATCGCGATCAACTGCGGCGCTCTTCGTGAAACTTTGCTTGAGTCTGAGTTGTTCGGTCACGAAAAAGGTTCATTCACTGGTGCTTACAACCGTAAAATCGGTTTGGCTGAAGCAGCTAACGGCGGGACATTGTTCCTAGATGAAATCGGTGAACTTGATCCAGCTATCCAAGCAAAACTTTTGCGCTTCATCCAAGAAGGCGAAATGTTCCGCGTAGGTGGCAAAGAGCCAATCAAAGTAGACATCCGTTTGATCTGTGCGACGAACCGTGAGTTGGACCAAGAAGTTGTTCGCGGTAACTTCCGTGAAGACTTGTTCTATCGTATCAACACGATCGTAGTAAGTGCTCCGCCACTTCGTCGTCGTAAGGAAGACATCCCTTCATTGGTGAATCACTTCCTTAATAACTCTCAACATGCATACTTGAACCGCGGTCGTTCAGTTTCTGAAGACGCGATGAAAGTTTTGATGAAATACGAATGGCCAGGTAACATCCGTGAACTTCAAAACGTATGTGAGCGCCTTCAGATTTTGTCTGACGGTCACATGATCATGTTGAACGATCTTCCAGAGAACATCAGAAACCCTGAGACTCAAAAAGACGTGATCGAATACGATCCAAACATGACTTTGCATGATCTTGAAAAACGTTACATCTTGAAGGCTCTTCAGCACTTCGGTGGTAACAAAACTCAAGCTGCTAACAACTTGGGTATCACGATCAAGACACTTTATAACAAACTTCATGAGTACGGCGAGTTCGAAAAATTCGCAGTTCACACGAAACCAGTGAAGTAG